The window TAGCGAGCCTTCTGTCTTTGAACATCTCACCTTTGATCCTGTTTAAAAGCTAATTTGCTTGCCTCAAGAAACTTTAGTTTTCAAGTAATGGGTTCATCTTTGTGATGGTCAGCCAGTCATTTGAGTAGTAATCAAGTAAATCTTGAAGTGAAATAAGTTTCAAAAAACAAGTAACAATCTAGTAAATCTTGATGTATAAGTTTCAAAAAACAAGAAGTGTTATTGAAATTTCATTTGACGAATCCATATTCTGTTGCATTTGtagtattttttgttaattcaatACTCTTTCTATTATACTCAATAGAATTTCTTTGGTACAGGTTGAGTATGAAGTTGAGTATTGTAGTGCATCTGGTATGGCTGATAATGGGTGTACTGACATCAAAAGGACCAGCGTCAGTCTGCCAACTGGTGGCTATGTCATCTACAGTATGGCCCATCAACATTCGGGGGTATTGGTTCCACTTTTTATGGAGAGGTGATTCAACACATACCTTTTCTGTTTGTAACAAGATGAGTGCAACATTTCCTATTTTCATTGTTATCTGGTATTCAAGTTATAATCTCTTGTGGAATATTATATGACTTACCTGATTTGATGATCTTCTATGGAGATGTATCAGGAATTGTGACTCACAAGAAAAAGTATTTCACACGCATTCATTTCCTCTCGGTACTTTATGTCTCCATATATTTAAAACATCAACTAGATAGTTCGATGTCaagcaagattttttttttttttaatttagttacaCTGAATAACCTATTGTAAAGATATTTTATGGTTCCTGATAAAATCTCATGTTTTATTAGGCTATGAACTTAATCATGACCTGCATgtgctccattttttttttctgatcaAAATTTTATGGTTCCTCTAGCTCTGGTTTAGTTAtcattctatttttcctttcaattgtTTAGTTCCACACGTGTGGAAATTAGGTGGAACATTTTATGTCATTGTATTATGAGGTGTTTGATAATGTACCAGCTTCTTTTGCTTGTGCTTTTGTGTGGTGTTTCAGGATGGGCAGGTTTTATATTCTTCATTACCAACTTATGGACAAAGGAAGGAAGCAGGAAATGAGGCTGGTTATATCGTAGGAATGTCCACTTGTTATCCTCAACCAGGCTCTGTCAAGATAAATGATATGAGACTGATTCTGGAATCTAATTACAGTAATGCCCAAAGGCACACAAGAGTCATGGGGCTCTTCTACATTTTGGTTGCAGACTAATTGCCAAAGCCCATGATTTCCCTATGCGTGCCAATTGCAAAGCTAGTTAATCAGGTATAAGCATTTGCATTGATGTAGAATACAAATGATAATTGATAAAGCAGCACTCTGACTGACAAGGATCGATGGATGCGTTAATCAATTATATATGAACTAGAGTGAAGTTTCTTCAACCATGCTTAGCAATATTATGTCGATAAAAATAAGGCTGCTggatgcttaataaattgagaTCAGACCTCTGAAGTTTATTGTTTCTTTCAGGGTTGGGAGTAGTAGCAGCTGTTGCTGCCAGAGTTTGCCAACTTGTGAATGAGACAAAATATGATTACCAGTAACTTGTGATATTGTTCCATGAGAACTTTATATGCCTATCCCCCAACTAAGAAAAAGGGAGAATACTACCTGTGTAATGTATGTAGAATCCACCACCTTTTAGatatataaacataaatttaaaaataagtaatGTAACCTTTGAAGCAGCGGTATCAAGTTCTTGTTAGTGGTTCTTTCGAGATTGCTTTTCTACCTCTGTATTGAATTTCTTTCTATGACGTACCGGCAGATGTCATGAAggtcattttaattttattttcaaggtATATGCATAGTGTAGATCTGAGAAGTAGTCACTGTGAGATGGATAAGAGCGTCCTCATCATAAATGGCTCTTCTTCATTCACAATCAACCCCATTTTCTCTCGTCTCTTGCCATTCTCAAATGGTATTTACATTTTTTCGGACTTGTCATCACTCAAGAGATATGTGTGCATTTGGATGGCATGTCCAAAAACGTGATCAAATTTTTGTCATCCTTTCACGTTaatgtctttattttttgggcCGTGTAAGTATCCGGGGGTAGGGATGGGATTCATGTATTAACACTGTCAATATCAGGTGTGCATGAATGAACACAACTTATCAATGCAAAATCCACCAACCAAAATCGGATTGGAaaagtaaatataaaaatgaaggGATTAAAACCCAATGGTCCAAAGATACCAAAAAACGAGAACTTTCAATATATTAAATCAAGAGATGCTAAAATAGGATTAAAGGTATGTTGTTATCTGTAAGGAGATAATTTCAATATTAATGAGGGTACTGATGAAAAAGAAGGGGAATAGAACATTTGTGAGagtaaaaagagaaataaaaatcttttgaagATAGTAATTGgacatttgttaaaaaaaaaaaaaaaaaaaaacaaattatctatataaataatttgaattaCATAAATGTTAGAGGCAGAGCTAGTGACACCCATCCCACCTTGTCAGCTCTTAGAGATGTTGAAAATTAGTGTGAGGTAAAAAGTGGTAGGATAAGTCAAGTGGGGTGAATAAATTTTCCCGTCCCTAATCCCTAATTGAAGAAGATATGAATTATGAACATGATGGCTAATATGGAGAAGTGCATCAAAATTCAAGAATATTGTGCGATCGTATAATatctataaaattaaaggaatattttggtaaaatttctaTAAGATAAACTATAGTCTATAGTATGAAATGTTATGTTAGTTTAGTTGAAATGATGATTTTAGAGTATATATGTGAAAATATGAAGAAAGAGGATATGAAATGATTAAATTATAGGACAATAAAACTATAGGAttgattttaattgaaaaattaaaatagtcttcttaagttaaaaaaaaagaaaaaagaattaaatataaaagagaTAAACATGGTGGGCAAGGCCCCCTGCGCCCTTAGTAGGTCCCCCGCCACTGGAGGCTTGATATGACGTGCTGCTTCAAGAGGCTTCTACGGTGATGGTGTACAATTTGATATCGTGACAAGTGTCCATTTGGCTTCTATATTATGCTACGTGGCTCTAGAACCCTCttctaatttcaattaaaaaaaaaagaaaaaacattttcacCTAATATATCTCCGCTGATAATGATCTTATCAGTAAGAGTAAAGAGTAAGAGTGAGTTCCAGTAACATCACGGCAAGAAGCAAGCTAGGAATCTCCTTTTGATCAGTTTCTGAAAGTTTTAACTACTAACTGTCTAGGATACGCCAGCCTAATTCGCTGTGTTTCTATACTTTGTATCACCGAGCGAGCGAGCGAGCAAGCATGGCTTTCAGGTCTACGGTATGTTTTCCTTACTTATTGCTCGAGTATTAATTATAGTCTTTGGCTTCTTTAAttcttactatatatatacgAGGTTGGTGTGTGCAGAGTATTTGGAAACGGATGGTGAGTGGTTTAGGAGGAGGACGCGCAACATATGCGACCTCAACTTCACCAAAACTCAAGCCTTTTGCTCCAACTGCAGATTTCGCGCATGATGGGAGTGTTGCAGTGAAGAAGGGTGACTTTGTGCCTGTGTATGTGGCCATTGGGATGATAACGCTGTCGATGGGTCTGGGGATCTACACCGCAACGCAACACCTGGTGAACGACCCAACAGTGCGGGTCaataagaaaagaagagagaccATTCCTGAGGTGGTTGAGCCTGAGCGTGTGGTGAATGAGGCCGAGAAGTATGCCAAGAAATCATGGTTTAGGAAGGTGGCTCACATTCAGGAGTTCAACCATGTCATACCTGATGATACCATCCGTAAAGATATTTACGCAAACCGCCCTCGCGTTGAGACTCTTCAGTCCGTTGGAATTGATCCAAAACAGCTTTAAATTTAATTACTACTTATATTAGTATTAATCTTTTGGTTTCTCCATCAGTAAAGTAGTAATCAGCTGTATGTTTTTAAGTTATTTCTGCTTCGACTTCGACGACTTGGGACTGAAGGGTATACCACTATCAATCAATCCTTGTAAATTGTAATAGTGTTGGTTTGTTGGCTGCTGCTCCTATGATATTGTATATATCCACTGATATACAGAAGTACTATTAACATTGTTCTAATTAGGCCAATTAGGTTTCAACAGATACGTTTAGCTGATGCTGCTCACAGTACTGCAGTGCAGCTGTCCGTTTTATCTTATCCATACCCGGCTGGTCATATTCAGTTTCACAGTCGACCCTGACACTCACCAACTTTTCTCGATGCAACCTTCATTACCAATTACGTATGGCAATGCTTTGGTAGTTTGTAAATTATATTTGGGTGCTGAATTGGATCAATaacctattttatttatttattttaaagttataaAATGGAACAGCTAAAACTTGAATAATGTTATGTACTGAATTCATTCTAAATTTAATGATGATGCACTTCAATGGATGGTTCCGGTTATTATCTCGTTCCATACTCCATGCTAATGGATAAATCTAATCAATCCTCCATTGGAGATAAATCGAATCCAAATTGACTCTACAGTTTGAATTTTAGACAAACAAATAGGgagtctaaaaataaaaacttgacaCTATAATTTGACACATTGGAGATTGGAGAGGGAAAGGAAAGGATAAAGAGTGAGGATTgcttcacaaataaaaatttgacacattgaaaatagaaagaaaatgataaagagTGAGGTTGACACATtggaaatggaaagaaaaaataaaaatttgacacattggaaatgaaaagaaaatgataaagagTTAGGATTGCTCTATAGATAAAAACTTGACACATTAGATatggaaagaaaatgagagtGTGAGGATTGTTCCATATATAAAAACATTGGAGAcggaaagaaaatgagagagagtgagGATTGTTCCATACATTGGAGAcggaaagaaaatgataaagaatGAGGATTGGGTTAATGGGTCCCTTTCTTATTCCTAAAgtaaatattgagaaaaattcaaacGTTTcagaataaaaagaaagaggtaGAGAGAATGAAAACAATTAAGAATAAGGTGAATTCAAGAAGAGAGAAACAATTTATATTAGTAGACTTAAAGAATTGTACAGCTTGCTttgtatttaactatttatacACAATCTGAGgctaagagagagaagataaaATGAAATCCGATCAAAGGGGTCTGGGAAGAGGCCCTGCCCGAAGCAATAGAATTTGCTTGAAATGCTTGGAGTTGCAGGAAGACAGTTCtctatcatttttctaagagagacaaaaataaaatctacgAGTAGAAGGAATCATTGATTTTGAGGCTGAAGAACAAAATCATGAGCCATGCTGTGGTATTCTAATGTGCAATTAGTCAGACGAAATTGGCATATTCATTCTGGCTACATCGTGGACAGTAGAAATTTGCTTATGAATTGAATGATTACTATTATTTCAacgaacttttttttttttcattttttttttttttttgggttcttttggttatatatattttcaaaggTAAGTCTCATGATAAAATTGATCATTTACCTCCATCTGTTAAATTGGTGCTTTAGGTTTTAATGGATGGAGGCCATCCTTTCATTTCCCCCGTTTGTACATATCATACAAACATTGAGTAGAAGAATtgataaattttcaattattgcaaAAGTTTAAGATGTTAAAAAACGgtaaaattaatcatttaatcatatGTTTAAGAAGAATATGAGTAGTTAGCAATTATTTGGTTAATACTTTTGCTGCAACTAGTAATGTTTACTAGTTTTTAGGAACAAAAtatcttttattaaaatttttttattttaataactgTTGATATGACATATTTTGTTGTATACAATTTTATTATATGGAGTATGTCAttgtttatgaaaaaaaagaagttgtgTTAGTTAACCATTTTTATTGGGTTTGGGTTGTGAATATAAAGCCCGTTAACTGTTAGGTGATTCAAAAGAAAAGGCCCAGTTTCGTTGATGAAGAAGGATAGGGCCTTGAGAATGAGAAGTCCATGTGTCTGTTTTTGGCAAATGAccagcaaaaaaagaagaggcgAATGGGTCAAAGTCCAGTAGGAGTTGCGAGAAGAGGCTCATAGTTACGCAGGCTTGCATACGTGGCTAGTTTCAATTGGTGAATATAACGTGGCGTGTAACCTGATTGGTCGAAACAGCGCGAAGGCAgtgggtagagagagagagagagagagagagatctaaaaTGGCCtgctttaaaatgagaaatCTAACTTGTAATTAGATCTGTTCTATTCCAATTTTTCTGtataaaaacaatcacaacaaCGAGGATAGGAATACTAACAAGATCATTTTTCTCATATCAAAGCTTTAGATTTGTTTTGAGAGAGACAAAAGAGAGAGTATGGGGAGAGGGACTCAGCTATTTGTTGTTGGGGTGCTGTTTCTCGTAGCATGCTCTTCCTTCCATCAGCTCtgcgcttcttcttcttcttcttctgatgatgatCATACGGTAAATACTCTTTACTATTTGTGTCTGTCTACTGTCTACTACAGACTATACGAGACTAGAGATTAGATTAGATCTATCTGATTCTGATTctgatattttgtttttggattttagatATTTTACGACTCATTCGACGACTCGTTCGAAGGCCGTTGGATCGTTTCTGATAAAGAAGAATATCAAGGtatttacttactttttttctAATCAAATCAAATGCCTCTTCTTCCTTATTAGTTATCACAATTACAACGATGGTAGAAAAATTAGTCAAATATGCCTTCTTTGATTGATGTTGAAAAGAAATGGAATCAATCATTTTTCAATTTACAtgatttcctttatttatttatttatttatttattattatcagcTTAGATTTAACACGATCACTCTGAACATTGTCCACTGTTTAAAGTAATCTAGATTACAATGTTGCTCATGCACtttacttttatctttatcaaatttttgtatCCATGAGCTACATACAAACCATATAACTATTTCTACTTCCTTCGCCAATTAACAACATTTATTATTTCAACCATAGAAACAACaacatcaatcaatttgcacGTGTGTGTTTGtagttcttatttatttaaaatgatgCTTG of the Quercus robur chromosome 10, dhQueRobu3.1, whole genome shotgun sequence genome contains:
- the LOC126704382 gene encoding uncharacterized protein LOC126704382 — its product is MVKWIDWDEFIVPIKIYIFDVTDTWKRLDNSTGQNSEHKCHVEYEVEYCSASGMADNGCTDIKRTSVSLPTGGYVIYIIISCGILYDLPDLMIFYGDVSGIVTHKKKYFTRIHFLSDGQVLYSSLPTYGQRKEAGNEAGYIVGMSTCYPQPGSVKINDMRLILESNYSNAQRHTRVMGLFYILVAD
- the LOC126703193 gene encoding uncharacterized protein LOC126703193, with protein sequence MAFRSTSIWKRMVSGLGGGRATYATSTSPKLKPFAPTADFAHDGSVAVKKGDFVPVYVAIGMITLSMGLGIYTATQHLVNDPTVRVNKKRRETIPEVVEPERVVNEAEKYAKKSWFRKVAHIQEFNHVIPDDTIRKDIYANRPRVETLQSVGIDPKQL